A genomic window from Nocardioides sp. BP30 includes:
- a CDS encoding lipoprotein: MKQILFAAVATLALAGCGSSHDGTASAGDASPSAGQSSQSSQSSQPGAGLSTSASSLGTVVVDTSGRTVYVYDADTRGATSSACTGGCASVWPEVPAGAVAAGVSGKVGSITGVDGRPQATLDGWPLYYYAHDTAAGDTSGQGVGGVWWVVSPDGDRISGGPSPTAGDDDGDDDGTGGSGPSAVASGGANAGQGGMGGY, translated from the coding sequence ATGAAGCAGATCCTCTTCGCAGCAGTCGCCACCCTGGCTCTGGCCGGGTGCGGATCCAGCCACGACGGCACGGCCTCGGCCGGTGACGCCAGCCCCTCGGCGGGTCAGTCGAGCCAGTCGAGCCAGTCGAGCCAGCCCGGTGCTGGATTGAGCACCAGTGCCTCCTCGCTGGGCACCGTGGTGGTCGACACGAGCGGCCGGACGGTCTATGTCTACGACGCCGATACCCGGGGCGCCACCAGCAGTGCCTGCACGGGTGGGTGCGCGAGCGTCTGGCCCGAGGTCCCGGCCGGTGCCGTCGCTGCCGGGGTGAGCGGCAAGGTCGGCTCGATCACCGGTGTCGACGGCCGGCCCCAGGCGACCCTGGACGGGTGGCCGCTCTACTACTACGCCCACGACACCGCCGCCGGTGACACCAGTGGCCAGGGCGTCGGCGGAGTCTGGTGGGTGGTCTCGCCGGACGGTGACCGGATCTCCGGCGGCCCCTCGCCCACCGCCGGCGACGACGACGGTGACGACGACGGCACCGGTGGTTCCGGTCCGTCCGCCGTCGCCTCCGGCGGTGCGAACGCCGGGCAGGGCGGCATGGGCGGCTACTGA
- a CDS encoding iron-containing redox enzyme family protein: MAVLPKPRGPLSEQILAALATEGDVARIDQQAGDPEDAALSLWVLYELSYRGYDGVDDRLEFDPELVRVRRRLEDDLEARLRARWPGRPEAASDTRFAEAFFAMVEADDGPSLARFVQRHATADQAIELLQHRSLYHLKESDPVALTLPRLPSAARAALAELQYDEYGGGRPERLHAHLYAEGMAALGLDATEGGYVDEAPVEVLEQNNAMSLFGLNRRLRGASVGHLAAFEATSSLPCRKMSQGLARLGFPAEIRAYYDEHVEADAVHEQLAARMICEPLIQAEPETEDDVWFGAWSCLDLENRIARHLLEKWGVA, encoded by the coding sequence ATGGCGGTGCTGCCCAAGCCGCGCGGTCCGTTGAGCGAGCAGATCCTCGCGGCCCTCGCCACCGAGGGCGACGTCGCCCGGATCGATCAGCAGGCCGGCGACCCGGAGGATGCGGCGCTGAGCCTGTGGGTCCTCTACGAGCTCTCCTACCGCGGGTACGACGGGGTGGACGACCGGCTGGAGTTCGACCCGGAGCTGGTCAGGGTGCGCCGGCGGCTCGAGGACGACCTGGAGGCTCGGCTGCGCGCGCGCTGGCCCGGCCGTCCGGAGGCCGCGTCGGACACCCGGTTCGCCGAGGCGTTCTTCGCGATGGTCGAGGCGGACGACGGCCCGTCGCTCGCCCGGTTCGTCCAGCGCCACGCGACCGCCGACCAGGCGATCGAGCTGTTGCAGCACCGGTCCCTGTACCACCTCAAGGAGTCCGACCCGGTCGCGCTGACGCTGCCCCGGCTCCCGTCGGCGGCGCGCGCGGCGCTGGCCGAGCTGCAGTACGACGAGTACGGCGGTGGCCGGCCCGAGCGGCTGCACGCGCACCTCTACGCCGAGGGGATGGCGGCTCTCGGTCTGGACGCGACCGAGGGCGGGTACGTCGACGAGGCTCCGGTGGAGGTGCTCGAGCAGAACAACGCGATGAGCCTCTTCGGGCTGAACCGTCGGTTGCGGGGCGCCTCGGTCGGGCACCTGGCCGCGTTCGAGGCGACCAGCTCGCTGCCCTGCCGCAAGATGTCGCAGGGCCTGGCGCGACTCGGCTTCCCCGCGGAGATCCGTGCCTACTACGACGAGCACGTCGAGGCCGACGCGGTGCACGAGCAGCTGGCCGCCCGGATGATCTGCGAGCCGCTGATCCAGGCCGAGCCCGAGACCGAGGACGACGTGTGGTTCGGCGCTTGGAGCTGCCTGGACCTGGAGAACCGCATCGCCCGGCACCTGCTGGAGAAGTGGGGAGTGGCATGA
- a CDS encoding CDGSH iron-sulfur domain-containing protein encodes MSAADTRPTPDVVLCAGGPMLLRGEHVVADENGVEHATTRPISAVCRCGKSATKPWCDGTHKVIPERNRP; translated from the coding sequence ATGAGCGCCGCCGACACCCGCCCGACGCCGGACGTGGTCCTGTGCGCCGGCGGTCCGATGCTGCTGCGCGGTGAGCACGTCGTGGCCGACGAGAACGGCGTCGAGCACGCCACCACCCGGCCGATCTCGGCGGTCTGCCGGTGCGGCAAGTCGGCTACCAAGCCGTGGTGCGACGGCACCCACAAGGTGATCCCGGAGCGCAACCGGCCCTGA
- a CDS encoding SDR family oxidoreductase: MALTLITGGTRGIGAAIAARLAAAGHDLVLGYRSQESAAAETAAAVRAAGVRCQTVRADLTDPDGVETLFAAVSGRLTGVVNNAGATYRYAPLAQTPVEEVRRTVEVNLTAPLLVARAAVLAMSTAYGGAGGVLVNISSGAATLGSPGEYVHYAAAKAGVDAFTKGLGLEVADQGIRVVGVAPGLVETELHAATGDAGRVDRMAAAIPLRRAAAAGEIAGAVAWLMSDEAGYVTATTLRVAGGR; the protein is encoded by the coding sequence ATGGCACTGACCCTGATCACCGGTGGCACCCGCGGCATCGGCGCCGCCATCGCGGCGCGTCTGGCTGCCGCCGGTCACGACCTGGTCCTCGGCTACCGGTCGCAGGAGTCGGCCGCGGCCGAGACCGCCGCCGCCGTACGGGCCGCCGGCGTACGGTGCCAGACGGTCCGCGCCGACCTGACCGACCCGGACGGCGTGGAGACGCTGTTCGCCGCGGTGTCGGGCCGACTCACCGGCGTGGTCAACAACGCCGGTGCCACCTACCGCTACGCCCCGCTCGCGCAGACGCCCGTCGAGGAGGTCCGGCGTACGGTCGAGGTCAACCTGACCGCTCCGCTGCTGGTGGCGCGCGCGGCGGTGCTGGCGATGAGCACGGCGTACGGCGGGGCGGGCGGCGTACTGGTCAACATCTCCTCGGGTGCGGCCACGCTCGGCTCGCCCGGTGAGTACGTGCACTACGCCGCAGCGAAGGCCGGCGTCGACGCCTTCACCAAGGGGCTGGGGCTGGAGGTGGCCGACCAGGGCATCCGCGTGGTCGGCGTGGCACCGGGGCTGGTCGAGACCGAGCTGCACGCCGCGACGGGGGACGCCGGCCGGGTGGATCGGATGGCAGCCGCGATCCCGCTGCGACGGGCTGCCGCGGCCGGCGAGATCGCCGGTGCTGTGGCGTGGCTGATGAGCGACGAGGCCGGCTATGTGACAGCGACGACGCTGCGGGTCGCGGGGGGTCGGTAG